One genomic region from Desulfurispira natronophila encodes:
- the clpB gene encoding ATP-dependent chaperone ClpB encodes MDLNKFTHKAAEAIQDAQNRALVSQHQKILPLHLLAAITAQKGGTVPSTLARLGVDTAGFLRSLEGLLQRQPQVSGSGAQVYLSQELSRVLAYAEKIQQQYGDSFISVEHLLLSLLQHGDQGIKDIIREWNLDIQAIEKAIHEIRGKQTVETQDPEGTYDALEKYGRDLVQAARDGKLDPVIGRDEEIRRAVRILSRRTKNNPVLIGEPGVGKTAIAEGLAHRIVDNDVPEGLKNKTIFSLDMGALIAGAKYRGEFEERLKAVLKEVGESDGRIILFIDELHTIVGAGKTEGAMDAGNLLKPMLARGELRCIGATTLDEYRKHIEKDPALERRFQPIQVQEPTVEDTVSILRGLKEKFEIHHGVTIHDHAIVAAASLSDRYISDRFLPDKAIDLVDEAAAMVRTEIDSSPAEMDDLYRRIMQLEIEQEALKREKDRASKERLEKLNQELEDYRESYNAMKSRWEMEKEAIGGLQHIKEEIERTRHEIERYQREYNLEKVAELKYGKLRELEDRLQQAEEFQKNRDRDDSLLKEEVTETEIASIVARWTGIPVSKLVEGEKEKLLRLDETLHKRVVGQEQAVEAVVDAVLRAYGGIQDPDRPLGSFIFLGPTGVGKTELARSLAESLFDSEENMVRIDMSEYMEKHAVSRLIGAPPGYVGYDEGGQLTEAVRRKPYCVILFDEVEKAHADVFNLLLQLLDDGRLTDSHGRTVNFRNTVVIMTSNIGSHLLLEAAVQNGSINNEVRQQVLTELSHHFRPEFLNRVDETIIFEPLNTRQIARIVELQVERLNRRLAEQYITVTLTPAALEHFARESYEPQFGARPVKRYIQRNLENPLARKIIAGEVGEGSQVTVNVQGDSVAFQIT; translated from the coding sequence ATGGATCTCAACAAGTTCACCCATAAAGCCGCTGAAGCGATACAGGATGCCCAGAACCGGGCACTGGTTTCCCAACATCAGAAAATTCTCCCATTGCACCTGCTTGCCGCCATAACAGCACAAAAAGGCGGCACCGTACCGTCCACACTCGCCAGATTGGGTGTAGATACCGCTGGATTTTTACGATCACTTGAAGGTCTCCTACAGCGACAACCACAAGTAAGCGGTTCCGGTGCCCAAGTCTATCTCTCTCAGGAGCTCAGCCGTGTACTGGCTTATGCAGAAAAAATTCAACAGCAGTATGGTGACAGCTTTATCAGTGTGGAGCATTTACTGCTCAGTCTTTTGCAACACGGTGATCAGGGCATCAAGGATATCATCCGTGAATGGAACCTGGATATTCAAGCTATTGAAAAAGCCATCCACGAAATTCGCGGCAAGCAAACCGTAGAAACCCAGGACCCGGAAGGCACCTACGATGCCCTGGAAAAGTATGGTCGTGACCTGGTTCAGGCAGCCCGGGACGGTAAACTTGATCCGGTTATAGGACGTGATGAAGAAATACGCCGGGCCGTTCGCATTCTCTCCCGTCGCACCAAGAATAACCCGGTCCTCATTGGAGAGCCTGGAGTAGGCAAAACCGCTATTGCCGAGGGACTGGCTCACCGAATTGTCGATAATGACGTGCCAGAAGGACTGAAAAACAAAACTATTTTCTCTCTGGATATGGGAGCCCTTATTGCCGGTGCCAAATACCGGGGAGAATTTGAAGAACGCCTCAAAGCAGTCCTCAAGGAAGTAGGTGAAAGTGACGGTCGCATAATTCTATTTATCGACGAACTGCATACCATTGTAGGAGCAGGAAAAACTGAAGGTGCCATGGACGCTGGCAATCTTCTCAAGCCAATGCTGGCCCGTGGAGAACTGCGATGCATCGGTGCCACTACACTGGATGAGTACCGCAAGCACATTGAAAAAGACCCTGCACTGGAAAGACGCTTCCAACCCATACAGGTACAGGAACCGACTGTCGAAGACACAGTGTCAATTTTACGTGGCCTGAAGGAAAAATTTGAGATTCACCACGGCGTCACCATCCATGACCATGCCATCGTCGCAGCTGCCAGCCTCTCTGACCGCTACATCAGTGACCGCTTCCTGCCAGACAAGGCCATCGATCTGGTAGATGAGGCTGCCGCCATGGTACGTACCGAAATAGACTCTTCTCCCGCCGAAATGGACGACCTGTACCGCCGCATTATGCAGCTGGAAATTGAACAGGAAGCACTGAAGCGGGAAAAGGACCGAGCCTCCAAAGAGCGGCTGGAAAAACTCAACCAGGAACTGGAAGACTATCGTGAATCATACAATGCTATGAAAAGCCGCTGGGAAATGGAGAAAGAAGCCATTGGCGGACTGCAGCATATCAAGGAGGAGATTGAACGAACTCGACACGAAATTGAACGTTATCAACGAGAATACAACCTGGAAAAAGTCGCGGAACTCAAATATGGGAAACTGCGCGAGCTGGAAGACCGACTACAGCAGGCAGAAGAATTTCAAAAAAACCGGGACCGGGATGACTCGTTACTAAAAGAAGAAGTAACCGAAACTGAAATTGCCAGCATCGTTGCCCGCTGGACCGGCATCCCCGTAAGCAAGCTGGTGGAAGGAGAAAAAGAAAAACTCCTGCGCCTGGACGAAACTCTGCACAAGCGTGTTGTTGGTCAGGAACAGGCAGTAGAAGCTGTGGTAGATGCAGTACTGCGAGCCTATGGTGGTATTCAAGATCCTGACCGGCCCCTTGGGTCTTTTATATTCCTCGGACCTACCGGCGTAGGCAAAACCGAGTTGGCCCGCAGCCTTGCCGAATCCCTCTTCGACAGCGAAGAAAACATGGTTCGTATCGATATGTCCGAATATATGGAGAAGCATGCCGTATCTCGCCTTATTGGTGCGCCTCCCGGTTATGTTGGTTACGACGAAGGGGGGCAACTTACCGAAGCGGTGCGGCGCAAACCCTACTGCGTCATACTCTTCGACGAAGTGGAAAAAGCTCATGCAGATGTCTTCAATCTCCTGTTACAATTACTGGATGATGGGCGCCTCACCGATAGCCACGGCAGAACCGTCAATTTCCGCAATACCGTTGTTATTATGACATCTAACATCGGCAGTCACCTGCTGTTGGAAGCTGCTGTCCAAAATGGTAGTATTAACAATGAAGTGCGCCAACAAGTTCTTACTGAGCTAAGCCACCACTTTCGCCCCGAGTTCCTCAACCGGGTTGATGAAACCATCATATTCGAACCCCTGAACACCAGACAAATAGCTCGCATAGTGGAGTTGCAGGTGGAACGATTAAACCGGCGCCTTGCTGAACAATACATCACCGTAACCCTGACTCCCGCGGCCCTGGAGCACTTCGCCCGCGAATCCTACGAACCACAGTTTGGGGCGCGTCCAGTCAAACGCTACATCCAGCGTAACCTGGAAAATCCCCTGGCACGAAAGATTATCGCTGGCGAAGTTGGGGAAGGATCACAAGTAACAGTGAACGTACAGGGAGACTCAGTAGCATTCCAGATAACCTGA
- a CDS encoding chemotaxis-specific protein-glutamate methyltransferase CheB, whose protein sequence is MPIRVLIVDDSATARAVLREILEADTAIEVVGVAPDAYVARDKIMQLRPDVICLDVEMPRMDGISFLRRIMKYAPTPVVMVSSLTQEGARTTLDALEAGAVDFVPKPHANIYDGADEIRAALIDKVKSAAKANIKNLREKPAPTRPTPKLSTTALSETTQKVVAMGASTGGTEALKQVISAMPQDIPGIIIVQHMPKDFTRLFAERLNSMSRIEVREAQNGDRVGRGLALVCPGDYHMVLRRSGAFYYVEIGTGHKVSGHRPSVDVLFNSVAKTAGPNALGVIMTGMGGDGAKGMLQMHEAGAHTIAQDEKTSVVFGMPKVAIEMGGVDIVAPLPSIPEEILKGVEVVSRPRKRP, encoded by the coding sequence GTGCCCATTCGTGTACTGATAGTAGATGACAGCGCCACTGCCAGAGCAGTACTTCGAGAAATTCTTGAAGCAGATACTGCCATAGAGGTTGTCGGAGTCGCCCCTGACGCCTATGTAGCACGCGACAAGATAATGCAGCTTCGTCCTGATGTTATCTGCCTGGATGTGGAAATGCCACGCATGGATGGTATCTCATTTCTTCGCCGCATAATGAAATATGCTCCCACACCTGTGGTGATGGTCTCTTCACTCACACAGGAAGGTGCCAGAACCACATTGGACGCACTGGAGGCCGGAGCAGTTGACTTTGTTCCCAAACCTCATGCGAATATTTATGACGGTGCCGATGAAATTCGCGCAGCATTGATAGATAAAGTTAAGTCCGCAGCCAAAGCTAATATAAAAAATCTTCGAGAAAAGCCTGCTCCTACGCGCCCCACACCGAAGCTTTCAACTACGGCACTGTCCGAAACAACTCAAAAAGTTGTAGCTATGGGAGCCTCTACCGGTGGAACTGAAGCTCTTAAGCAGGTCATTTCTGCCATGCCACAAGATATTCCAGGTATAATTATTGTGCAACACATGCCCAAGGACTTTACTCGCCTGTTTGCGGAGCGCCTTAACAGCATGAGCCGTATTGAAGTTCGTGAAGCACAAAATGGCGATCGAGTTGGGCGTGGACTCGCCCTGGTGTGCCCTGGTGATTACCACATGGTACTACGGCGTAGTGGAGCATTCTATTACGTGGAGATTGGCACTGGCCACAAGGTTTCCGGCCACCGACCCAGCGTCGATGTTTTGTTTAACTCAGTAGCAAAGACTGCCGGTCCCAACGCTTTGGGAGTTATAATGACCGGCATGGGAGGCGACGGAGCCAAGGGAATGCTTCAAATGCACGAAGCCGGTGCCCATACCATCGCACAGGATGAAAAAACCAGTGTCGTATTTGGGATGCCTAAGGTGGCTATTGAGATGGGTGGCGTAGATATCGTCGCTCCCCTTCCCAGCATCCCTGAGGAAATACTTAAAGGAGTTGAGGTGGTCTCTCGCCCCAGAAAAAGACCATAA
- a CDS encoding chemotaxis protein CheD translates to MDTTYQKRYIKVGEIFVGVRPTEIVTVLGSCVAVCLYDPVERVSALNHYLMPLWNGSELQSPKYGDISIPRLIESMENVGCHVRNIQAKLFGGANLNISTNEQMMIGKRNVVIAKEILQEYRIPIVAQDVEGSRGRRIMVISDTGKVKLKYTRNATEGV, encoded by the coding sequence ATGGATACGACCTACCAAAAAAGATATATCAAAGTTGGTGAAATATTTGTTGGGGTGCGGCCCACAGAGATAGTTACAGTTCTCGGGTCATGCGTTGCTGTATGTCTCTATGACCCGGTTGAGCGTGTTTCTGCGCTCAACCACTACCTCATGCCCCTTTGGAATGGATCAGAGCTGCAAAGCCCCAAGTACGGCGATATATCTATTCCTCGCCTGATTGAGTCCATGGAGAATGTCGGCTGCCATGTACGTAATATTCAAGCCAAGCTCTTTGGGGGAGCCAACCTGAATATATCTACCAATGAACAAATGATGATTGGCAAACGCAACGTGGTTATCGCCAAAGAAATACTGCAGGAGTACCGCATACCCATTGTTGCCCAGGATGTTGAGGGCAGTCGGGGACGTAGGATTATGGTTATCAGTGATACAGGCAAGGTTAAACTGAAATATACCCGCAACGCCACTGAAGGAGTGTGA
- a CDS encoding ATP-binding protein, whose product MIDLTSVDDGKFLEEIERRFLEKNASITEMQGMTRHLLEMNEKARQAEAIKNEFLSLIKNEFNNPISSLLSFSKALAHGKHTHRAGEMTRMAHQEMLRLDFHMQNIFAAAEIESGQLQNDYTEVQLEEVMEQVCRYLRYIIDEKSLDINVKNNLSRPFISDNQKFFTMLLNLVSNACEYSHDQSCIEITATESPDGMIILQVTDQGEGIPTQYHDRIYNRFTQFHSGKNRPHTGLGLGLSVVKGVAESLEGSISSQSEPGKTTFTLLFPAKPSDLEHGSDNMKEFDDEPFDDEDTLEL is encoded by the coding sequence GTGATAGACCTGACCAGTGTCGACGATGGCAAATTTCTTGAGGAGATAGAAAGGCGTTTTCTTGAAAAAAACGCCTCTATCACAGAAATGCAAGGTATGACACGCCACCTGCTGGAAATGAATGAAAAAGCACGCCAGGCTGAGGCTATAAAAAATGAATTTCTTTCTCTTATAAAAAATGAATTCAATAATCCTATATCCTCACTACTAAGCTTCTCCAAAGCTTTGGCCCACGGGAAGCACACGCACCGTGCAGGAGAGATGACCCGCATGGCACACCAGGAAATGCTACGCCTGGACTTTCACATGCAAAACATTTTTGCTGCTGCCGAAATAGAGTCTGGGCAACTGCAAAATGATTATACAGAAGTTCAACTTGAAGAAGTTATGGAGCAAGTATGCCGTTACTTACGCTACATAATCGATGAAAAATCTCTTGATATAAATGTCAAAAACAATCTGTCACGCCCATTCATCAGCGACAATCAAAAATTTTTTACTATGCTGCTCAATCTGGTATCCAACGCCTGCGAGTACTCCCATGATCAAAGTTGTATAGAAATTACCGCCACAGAAAGCCCAGATGGCATGATAATACTTCAGGTTACTGATCAAGGTGAAGGAATACCCACTCAATATCACGACCGGATCTACAATCGCTTTACTCAGTTTCACTCTGGGAAAAATCGACCGCATACTGGCCTTGGACTGGGACTCAGTGTTGTAAAAGGTGTAGCAGAGTCTCTTGAAGGCAGCATCAGTAGTCAGTCAGAGCCTGGAAAAACAACATTTACATTGCTTTTTCCTGCCAAACCTTCCGATCTGGAGCATGGTTCTGATAATATGAAGGAATTTGACGACGAACCCTTTGATGACGAAGATACCCTGGAACTATAA
- a CDS encoding chemotaxis protein CheA: MSRERLRQIFVEEASEIIEKFDMDVISLEDDPEDREVLNELFRGVHTLKGSANSIGFSRLGKFVHSFEDALDYFRSGAAVVDTAVIDIFLEAVDVIKEVFDDEVAQREELTSPERFDRCLESIKTLLRTVADSPTHEEEDPEPVALQEVPTNETQERPSQQAYREVLRDLSAEFDDIEQTELETADSPVNSSSQSADKNNNNSGLPDALNMAELKKQCPAGTLLYHVRMTLDDDIYIRGYDHSTFLHLLSELGKILGVHWDLSNIGLLDTLDPLRCDIGAVDVVIASDHSQDEIAEVFEFLDDFEYQVFPLGTPEHLSSTEASETSPESNDDVNNTPVDIAADPQDQTEAEATTLKPGDVTNETPSEPLDQQPQAVNNETTPAANTTATKPDDTAKPSAPSKEPVKQTVQKRSFVRIDTEKLDELFDSVGELVIAQSFLNQNEIIANIPDENVKKTLETLSKITRLIQNRVMSLRMVPIRDTFEKMRRVVRDASRKIDKDIQLQISGEDTEIDKNMVDALGDPLIHLIRNSIDHGIESDTSERTSNGKPSQGNIYLRAFHKGGSVVIEIADDGRGISRDKVLSKAIDRGLVSPDEELSDHQVYALIMQAGFSTADAISDLSGRGVGLDVVRTAIEQLRGKVEIHSEPGKGSTFSLYLPLTLAIIDGMLVRSCNETFIIPTLSILESFQPDKQSVYTYQGKGEFVKLREDILPIVRLDQMLGLDQEPVPAHEATLVCVENDNGQFALLVDELVGRQQVVIKPIGEGSIRIPQVSGAAVMGNGMVALILNVEGLY, encoded by the coding sequence ATGAGCAGAGAGCGACTGCGGCAGATATTTGTCGAAGAAGCCAGCGAAATTATCGAAAAATTTGATATGGATGTCATCTCCCTTGAGGACGACCCGGAGGATCGTGAAGTTCTCAATGAGCTATTCCGTGGAGTTCACACCCTCAAGGGCAGTGCCAACTCTATAGGTTTTAGTCGACTGGGAAAGTTTGTACACAGTTTCGAAGATGCCCTGGATTACTTCCGCAGTGGGGCAGCAGTAGTTGACACGGCTGTAATTGACATCTTTTTGGAAGCTGTAGACGTTATCAAAGAGGTTTTTGATGACGAAGTGGCGCAGCGTGAAGAGCTCACGAGCCCAGAACGTTTTGACCGCTGCCTTGAGTCAATCAAAACTCTTCTGCGAACGGTTGCCGACAGCCCTACGCATGAAGAAGAGGATCCAGAGCCTGTCGCACTGCAAGAAGTACCAACCAATGAAACTCAAGAGCGTCCCAGCCAGCAGGCGTACCGCGAAGTTCTTCGTGACCTCAGCGCTGAATTTGACGACATTGAGCAAACAGAGCTAGAGACAGCTGATTCTCCAGTTAACTCTTCATCACAGTCTGCTGATAAAAATAATAACAACTCGGGGCTGCCAGATGCACTTAATATGGCAGAACTCAAGAAACAGTGTCCTGCCGGCACCTTGCTTTACCATGTTCGCATGACCCTGGATGATGATATATATATTCGAGGTTACGACCACAGTACCTTCCTGCACCTCCTGAGTGAACTCGGCAAAATACTGGGTGTTCACTGGGACCTAAGCAACATTGGTCTACTGGACACTCTCGACCCACTGCGGTGTGATATTGGTGCAGTAGATGTTGTTATAGCCAGTGATCATAGCCAGGATGAGATAGCAGAGGTTTTTGAGTTTCTCGACGACTTCGAATATCAGGTATTTCCCTTGGGCACCCCTGAACACTTGAGCAGCACAGAAGCTTCTGAAACATCCCCTGAATCTAATGATGATGTAAACAACACACCAGTAGATATCGCTGCTGATCCACAGGATCAGACGGAGGCAGAAGCTACGACATTAAAACCTGGTGATGTCACTAATGAAACCCCATCAGAGCCGCTGGATCAGCAACCTCAAGCCGTCAACAATGAAACAACCCCAGCTGCCAACACCACTGCAACGAAACCTGATGATACTGCTAAACCATCAGCACCATCAAAAGAACCTGTTAAGCAAACTGTTCAAAAGCGTTCCTTTGTTCGCATCGACACAGAAAAGCTTGATGAGCTCTTTGACTCTGTTGGCGAGCTGGTAATAGCACAGAGCTTTCTTAACCAGAATGAAATAATTGCTAATATTCCGGATGAAAACGTCAAAAAAACACTAGAAACCCTTTCCAAAATAACCCGACTTATTCAAAACCGGGTTATGTCGCTACGTATGGTGCCTATACGGGATACATTCGAAAAAATGCGCCGGGTAGTACGGGACGCATCGCGCAAAATCGACAAGGATATTCAGTTACAAATATCAGGAGAGGATACAGAAATTGATAAAAACATGGTGGATGCCCTTGGTGACCCCCTTATCCACCTGATCCGTAACTCCATTGACCATGGTATAGAGTCTGACACATCAGAACGAACTTCCAATGGCAAGCCTAGTCAGGGAAATATATACTTGCGTGCTTTCCATAAGGGTGGAAGTGTTGTGATAGAGATAGCTGATGATGGCCGTGGAATCAGTCGTGACAAAGTATTAAGTAAAGCTATAGACCGTGGCCTGGTGAGTCCCGATGAGGAGCTTAGCGACCATCAGGTCTATGCGCTGATCATGCAGGCAGGCTTTTCTACCGCCGACGCCATCAGTGACCTCTCAGGACGAGGTGTAGGATTGGATGTGGTTCGCACAGCTATAGAACAACTGCGCGGAAAGGTAGAAATACACTCTGAACCTGGCAAGGGCAGTACCTTCAGTCTTTATTTACCTCTTACTTTGGCAATTATCGATGGTATGCTGGTTCGCAGTTGCAACGAGACTTTTATTATACCGACCCTCTCAATTCTTGAGTCATTTCAGCCTGACAAGCAGTCAGTGTACACCTATCAAGGAAAGGGAGAGTTTGTTAAGCTGCGCGAGGATATCCTGCCTATAGTTCGATTGGATCAAATGCTGGGACTTGATCAAGAACCAGTCCCAGCGCATGAAGCTACTCTGGTGTGCGTCGAAAACGATAACGGACAGTTTGCCCTGCTGGTTGATGAATTAGTTGGACGCCAACAGGTTGTCATCAAGCCAATTGGTGAAGGAAGTATACGTATACCGCAGGTCTCCGGTGCTGCCGTCATGGGTAATGGCATGGTAGCCTTGATCCTCAATGTCGAAGGACTCTATTGA